One window from the genome of Hippocampus zosterae strain Florida chromosome 7, ASM2543408v3, whole genome shotgun sequence encodes:
- the bmp8a gene encoding bone morphogenetic protein 8A codes for MVTCPTQRGSRQRGVRQLPPRNMLLFLVLLLPLAQQAQTAVHSSFRRLSGREKKEMQKEILSILGLPGRPRPHPPLRPPSSAPLFMLDLYHAMAVDGEDNPASANEVIRPGVHRRRAAVHHPALPTLSTHTPPLGTVVSEADTVMSFVNLVEQERDLLQPRPYWKEFRFDLTPLPQGETVTAAEFRIYKALTLGQRANRTLHISVYEIQKDNRHRDPELVLLDMQSVPAGQEGWLAFDVTSASNHWLLHPRSNLGIRLYVETEEDRSLSAAWIGLVGRRGPRSKQPFMVTFFRESQIPCRPPRAVKTHPRRKKPKYDLPVPSIHNRSPVNSGGQPCKKHELYVSFSDLGWKDWVLAPTGYSAYYCDGECFYPLGACMNATNHALIQQVVHLLKPDEVPKACCAPTKLSPISVLFYDDNNNVILKKHRNMVVKNCGCL; via the exons ATGGTGACGTGTCCGACCCAAAGAGGCAGCCGACAACGTGGCGTCCGCCAGCTCCCGCCCAGGAACATGCTCCTGTTTCTGGTCCTGCTCCTGCCGCTAGCCCAGCAGGCCCAGACGGCAGTGCACTCCAGCTTCCGGCGTCTGAGCGGCCGCGAGAAGAAAGAGATGCAAAAGGAGATCTTGTCCATCCTGGGCCTGCCGGGCCGACCCAGGCCTCACCCGCCGCTTAGGCCGCCTTCGTCGGCGCCGCTTTTCATGCTGGACCTCTACCACGCCATGGCGGTGGACGGCGAGGACAACCCGGCCTCCGCCAACGAGGTCATCAGGCCCGGCGTGCATCGGAGGAGGGCGGCCGTCCACCACCCGGCGCTGCCTACCCTCAGCACGCACACGCCACCGCTCGGCACCGTCGTCAGCGAGGCCGACACTGTCATGAGCTTCGTCAACTTGG TGGAGCAGGAGCGGGACCTGCTGCAGCCACGTCCCTACTGGAAGGAGTTTCGCTTCGACCTGACCCCCTTGCCCCAGGGTGAGACCGTGACGGCAGCAGAGTTTCGCATCTACAAGGCGCTGACGCTGGGCCAGCGGGCCAACAGAACCCTGCACATCTCCGTATACGAGATTCAGAAGGACAACAGACACAG GGACCCCGAGCTGGTGCTGCTGGATATGCAGTCCGTGCCGGCAGGCCAAGAAGGCTGGTTGGCCTTCGACGTCACCTCGGCGTCCAACCACTGGCTTCTGCACCCCCGCAGCAACCTGGGAATCCGCCTCTACGTGGAGACCGAGGAGG ATCGCTCGCTGTCTGCCGCCTGGATCGGGCTGGTGGGCCGGAGGGGTCCTCGCTCCAAGCAGCCCTTCATGGTGACCTTCTTCCGGGAGAGCCAGATCCCCTGCCGGCCCCCCCGCGCGGTCAAGACGCACCCCCGCAGGAAGAAGCCCAAATATGACCTCCCCGTACCCAGCATCCATA ATCGAAGTCCGGTCAACAGTGGCGGTCAGCCATGTAAAAAACACGAACTCTATGTTAGCTTCAGCGACCTCGGATGGaag GACTGGGTTCTGGCACCCACAGGCTACTCGGCGTACTACTGCGATGGCGAGTGTTTTTACCCCCTTGGTGCCTGCATGAATGCCACCAACCACGCCCTCATCCAGCAAGTG GTGCATCTGCTGAAGCCCGACGAGGTGCCAAAGGCGTGTTGCGCGCCCACCAAGCTGAGCCCCATCTCCGTGCTCTTctacgacgacaacaacaacgtcATACTCAAGAAGCATCGGAACATGGTGGTTAAGAACTGCGGCTGCCTATGA
- the zgc:91910 gene encoding zinc finger protein 706-like — protein MARGQQKIQSQQKNAKKAAEKKKGQAADQKTAAKVALVHTCPVCRTQMPDPKTFKQHFESKHPKSPMPPELADVQA, from the exons ATGGCTCGTGGGCAGCAAAAGATTCAGTCCCAGCAGAAGAACGCCAAGAAGGCCGCCGAGAAGAAGAAGGGGCAGGCGGCCGACCAGAAAACTGCTGCCAAGGTGGCGCTGGTCCACACATGCCCAGTCTGCAGG acCCAAATGCCTGATCCAAAGACCTTCAAGCAACATTTTGAGAGTAAACACCCCAAGTCTCCAATGCCTCCCGAGCTGGCCGACGTTCAGGCTTGA
- the LOC127605028 gene encoding glycogen synthase kinase-3 beta-like isoform X2 — protein sequence MSGSGRPRTSSFAEPPGVPGAAAASAGSAAAVGSSTGKSGVAQASGSSLSGCSNLKLARDSGKVTTVVATPGQGPDRPQEVSYTDIKVIGNGSFGVVYQARLIDSQEMVAIKKVLQDKRFKNRELQIMRKLDHCNIVRLRYFFYSSGEKKDEVYLNLVLDFVPETVYRVARHFNKNKSIIPIIYVKVYMYQLFRSLAYIHSQGVCHRDIKPQNLLVDPETAILKLCDFGSAKQLVRGEPNVSYICSRYYRAPELIFGATDYTANIDIWSAGCVLAELLLGQPIFPGDSGVDQLVEIIKVLGTPTREQIREMNPNYTEFKFPQIKAHPWTKVFKPRTPPEAIALCSRLLEYTPASRLSPLEACSHTFFDELRQPNTRLPSGRELPVLFNFSTTELSIQPQLNSTLIPPHARAHSASSSHDGTGPDLSQLGPVPGSLNSI from the exons ATGAGCGGCAGCGGGCGGCCCAGGACCAGCTCGTTTGCTGAGCCGCCAGGAGTTCCAGGAGCCGCCGCCGCGTCCGCCGGATCAGCCGCTGCCGTGGGGAGCAGCACAGGAAAGTCCGGGGTCGCACAGGCCTCCGGCAGTAGCTTGTCGGGATGCTCGAACCTCAAGCTCGCCA GAGACAGCGGCAAGGTGACGACGGTGgtggccacaccgggtcagggCCCGGACCGCCCCCAAGAAGTGTCCTACACTGACATTAAG GTGATCGGCAACGGCTCGTTTGGGGTGGTCTACCAGGCGCGCCTCATCGACAGCCAAGAGATGGTGGCCATCAAGAAGGTTCTCCAAGATAAGAGGTTCAAG AATCGGGAGCTGCAGATCATGAGGAAGTTGGACCACTGTAACATTGTCAGACTACGTTACTTCTTCTACTCCAGCGGAGAGAAG AAGGATGAAGTGTACCTCAACTTGGTGCTGGACTTTGTCCCTGAGACGGTCTACAGGGTTGCCCGGCATTTCAACAAGAACAAGAGCATCATTCCCATCATCTACGTCAAG GTGTACATGTACCAGCTCTTTCGCAGTTTGGCTTACATCCACTCGCAAGGCGTGTGTCACCGGGACATCAAGCCGCAGAACCTGCTGGTGGACCCCGAAACTGCCATCCTCAAGCTGTGTGACTTTGGCAG CGCCAAGCAGCTGGTGCGCGGCGAGCCCAACGTGTCGTACATCTGCTCGCGCTACTACCGGGCGCCCGAGCTCATCTTCGGCGCCACCGACTACACGGCCAACATCGACATCTGGTCGGCAGGCTGCGTCCTGGCCGAGCTCCTGCTGGGCCAGCCCATCTTCCCCGGCGACAGCGGCGTCGACCAGTTGGTGGAGATCATCAAG GTGCTCGGCACGCCGACCAGGGAGCAAATCCGAGAGATGAACCCCAACTACACCGAATTCAAGTTCCCGCAGATCAAAGCTCACCCTTGGACCAAG GTGTTCAAACCACGCACGCCGCCCGAAGCCATCGCGCTTTGCTCTCGCCTGCTGGAGTACACGCCGGCCTCGCGCCTCTCGCCGCTGGAGGCCTGCTCGCACACCTTCTTTGACGAGCTGCGGCAGCCCAACACGCGGCTGCCGAGCGGGCGAGAGCTGCCCGTGCTCTTCAACTTCAGCACTACAG AGTTGTCTATCCAACCTCAGCTGAACTCCACGCTCATCCCTCCGCACGCTCGCGCGCACTCAGCTTCTTCCTCTCACG ATGGTACCGGGCCGGACCTCTCCCAGCTTGGACCAGTACCAGGATCTCTCAACAGCATCTGA
- the LOC127605028 gene encoding glycogen synthase kinase-3 beta-like isoform X1, which yields MSGSGRPRTSSFAEPPGVPGAAAASAGSAAAVGSSTGKSGVAQASGSSLSGCSNLKLARDSGKVTTVVATPGQGPDRPQEVSYTDIKVIGNGSFGVVYQARLIDSQEMVAIKKVLQDKRFKNRELQIMRKLDHCNIVRLRYFFYSSGEKKDEVYLNLVLDFVPETVYRVARHFNKNKSIIPIIYVKVYMYQLFRSLAYIHSQGVCHRDIKPQNLLVDPETAILKLCDFGSAKQLVRGEPNVSYICSRYYRAPELIFGATDYTANIDIWSAGCVLAELLLGQPIFPGDSGVDQLVEIIKVLGTPTREQIREMNPNYTEFKFPQIKAHPWTKVFKPRTPPEAIALCSRLLEYTPASRLSPLEACSHTFFDELRQPNTRLPSGRELPVLFNFSTTELSIQPQLNSTLIPPHARAHSASSSHGRNALCFTLKLLSTNDSACDASNVNR from the exons ATGAGCGGCAGCGGGCGGCCCAGGACCAGCTCGTTTGCTGAGCCGCCAGGAGTTCCAGGAGCCGCCGCCGCGTCCGCCGGATCAGCCGCTGCCGTGGGGAGCAGCACAGGAAAGTCCGGGGTCGCACAGGCCTCCGGCAGTAGCTTGTCGGGATGCTCGAACCTCAAGCTCGCCA GAGACAGCGGCAAGGTGACGACGGTGgtggccacaccgggtcagggCCCGGACCGCCCCCAAGAAGTGTCCTACACTGACATTAAG GTGATCGGCAACGGCTCGTTTGGGGTGGTCTACCAGGCGCGCCTCATCGACAGCCAAGAGATGGTGGCCATCAAGAAGGTTCTCCAAGATAAGAGGTTCAAG AATCGGGAGCTGCAGATCATGAGGAAGTTGGACCACTGTAACATTGTCAGACTACGTTACTTCTTCTACTCCAGCGGAGAGAAG AAGGATGAAGTGTACCTCAACTTGGTGCTGGACTTTGTCCCTGAGACGGTCTACAGGGTTGCCCGGCATTTCAACAAGAACAAGAGCATCATTCCCATCATCTACGTCAAG GTGTACATGTACCAGCTCTTTCGCAGTTTGGCTTACATCCACTCGCAAGGCGTGTGTCACCGGGACATCAAGCCGCAGAACCTGCTGGTGGACCCCGAAACTGCCATCCTCAAGCTGTGTGACTTTGGCAG CGCCAAGCAGCTGGTGCGCGGCGAGCCCAACGTGTCGTACATCTGCTCGCGCTACTACCGGGCGCCCGAGCTCATCTTCGGCGCCACCGACTACACGGCCAACATCGACATCTGGTCGGCAGGCTGCGTCCTGGCCGAGCTCCTGCTGGGCCAGCCCATCTTCCCCGGCGACAGCGGCGTCGACCAGTTGGTGGAGATCATCAAG GTGCTCGGCACGCCGACCAGGGAGCAAATCCGAGAGATGAACCCCAACTACACCGAATTCAAGTTCCCGCAGATCAAAGCTCACCCTTGGACCAAG GTGTTCAAACCACGCACGCCGCCCGAAGCCATCGCGCTTTGCTCTCGCCTGCTGGAGTACACGCCGGCCTCGCGCCTCTCGCCGCTGGAGGCCTGCTCGCACACCTTCTTTGACGAGCTGCGGCAGCCCAACACGCGGCTGCCGAGCGGGCGAGAGCTGCCCGTGCTCTTCAACTTCAGCACTACAG AGTTGTCTATCCAACCTCAGCTGAACTCCACGCTCATCCCTCCGCACGCTCGCGCGCACTCAGCTTCTTCCTCTCACGGTAGGAACGCTCTTTGCTTCACTCTCAAGCTTCTTAGTACAAACGACTCCGCTTGCGATGCTTCTAACGTTAACCGATAA